In a single window of the Natronogracilivirga saccharolytica genome:
- the ftsZ gene encoding cell division protein FtsZ, producing the protein MSNLNNTRFSFDEQSQESAKIKVVGVGGGGGNAINNMIAKGLSNVEYIALNTDAQALRQNQADVNIQVGKNLTSGLGAGARPEIGREAVEENRHEIEESIEGADMVFVTAGMGGGTGTGGAPVISAIAKRKGILTVGIVTLPFVCEGKIRMRYAVDGINELKKNCDTVIVIPNERLLDICDEDTSLMAAFEMANEVLYNATRGISDLILMPGLINLDFADVRTTMIDGGAAIMGSASSTGSDRAEIAAREAISSPLLDGISIRGARNVLVNISAGSTLGMREATTATSIIQQEAGEDAEIIWGTVLDEEFGEDLRITVIATGFDSADEARKADEMQKEEEKTSRTETRKPEPQPDTPVSLPDADKIPDKYRRKTPDDYYKGEKNLKHLDSPAIERRSDMKPVSDENKKDDNEEEPKRGHSFRSPQSRLLNNRDEKIDKNNTDQPAFLRKIMD; encoded by the coding sequence ATGTCTAACCTCAATAACACACGTTTCAGCTTTGACGAACAAAGCCAGGAAAGCGCCAAGATCAAGGTCGTTGGCGTGGGTGGTGGCGGTGGAAATGCCATCAACAACATGATAGCAAAAGGCTTGAGCAATGTGGAGTATATTGCATTAAACACTGATGCGCAGGCGCTCAGGCAAAATCAGGCCGATGTGAACATCCAGGTCGGTAAAAACCTGACCAGCGGACTCGGAGCCGGTGCACGTCCGGAAATCGGCCGTGAGGCGGTGGAGGAAAACCGCCACGAAATCGAGGAATCCATCGAGGGTGCCGATATGGTTTTCGTTACCGCGGGCATGGGTGGCGGCACCGGAACGGGCGGCGCCCCTGTGATATCGGCCATTGCCAAACGCAAGGGCATCCTCACCGTCGGCATCGTTACGCTGCCGTTTGTCTGCGAAGGGAAAATCCGGATGAGATATGCCGTGGACGGTATCAATGAGCTCAAAAAGAACTGTGACACGGTGATTGTCATTCCCAATGAGCGGCTGCTGGACATCTGCGATGAAGACACCAGTCTGATGGCCGCATTTGAAATGGCCAACGAGGTGCTCTACAACGCCACGCGCGGGATCTCCGACCTGATTCTCATGCCGGGTCTGATCAACCTGGATTTTGCCGATGTGCGCACCACGATGATCGACGGAGGTGCCGCCATCATGGGCTCGGCTTCATCCACCGGTTCAGACCGCGCCGAAATCGCAGCCAGAGAAGCGATCAGTTCACCGCTGCTCGATGGCATCAGCATTCGCGGCGCGCGCAATGTGCTTGTCAACATATCGGCCGGCTCTACACTCGGAATGCGCGAGGCGACCACGGCCACCAGCATCATCCAGCAGGAGGCCGGTGAAGATGCTGAAATCATCTGGGGTACCGTACTGGATGAAGAGTTTGGCGAAGATCTGCGCATCACGGTAATTGCAACCGGATTCGATTCTGCAGACGAGGCGAGAAAAGCCGACGAAATGCAGAAAGAGGAGGAAAAAACATCCCGGACGGAAACCCGGAAACCGGAGCCTCAGCCCGATACGCCGGTCAGTCTTCCGGATGCCGATAAAATTCCGGACAAGTACAGGCGTAAAACCCCGGATGATTACTACAAAGGGGAAAAGAATCTCAAACACCTCGATTCTCCCGCGATCGAGCGAAGGTCGGACATGAAACCTGTTTCAGATGAAAACAAGAAGGACGATAACGAGGAAGAACCCAAACGTGGGCACTCTTTCCGCAGTCCCCAGAGCAGGCTTCTGAACAACAGGGATGAAAAAATAGACAAGAATAACACCGACCAGCCGGCATTCCTCCGGAAAATCATGGATTGA
- the murD gene encoding UDP-N-acetylmuramoyl-L-alanine--D-glutamate ligase — MTRLYNQHIVVAGAARSGVAVAELMQRKGAGVFVSDAGTIGEVFRERLESSGIPYEQGGHSDRSLEGDFLVLSPGVPGDAPIVRAYEDAGKQVLAEIEVASWFCESRIVAVTGSNGKTTVVNWLADIWKRAGRSFLLAGNVGTAFSEVVEKSSAETDVILEVSSFQLDHIDRFRARVAILLNITPDHLNRYQNRFEHYIASKMQLPGHQTEEDTLIYGYDDLVVREQVEKMALQTAHPELLPFSSEIEVPGACLRDGIMRIQTKTHNEEVLPMDQLALPGKHNLRNGLAVALAARVCEIDKGPIRDSLTGFEGVPHRLQKVRELGGVTYYNDSKATNVNAVWYALTSFRRPVILIMGGRDKGNDYRELYDEVREKVKAVIAIGEGRDAIQEQLRGVAPVIWLADSMQDAVYKSYLKAEKGDIVLLSPACASFDMFESYEERGHKFIQVVMTLQEE; from the coding sequence ATGACCCGACTCTATAATCAACATATCGTCGTAGCCGGAGCCGCCCGAAGCGGTGTGGCCGTTGCCGAACTGATGCAGCGCAAGGGGGCCGGTGTGTTTGTCTCTGACGCCGGTACCATCGGCGAAGTATTCCGCGAGCGGCTCGAAAGCTCCGGCATACCGTATGAGCAGGGCGGGCACAGCGACAGGTCGCTGGAAGGCGATTTTCTGGTGCTGAGTCCGGGCGTGCCGGGCGACGCTCCGATTGTCAGGGCCTATGAAGATGCAGGCAAGCAGGTTCTGGCCGAAATCGAGGTCGCGTCCTGGTTCTGCGAGAGCCGCATTGTGGCGGTTACCGGATCGAACGGGAAAACGACGGTGGTCAACTGGCTGGCCGATATCTGGAAACGGGCGGGCCGGTCCTTCCTGCTGGCCGGAAATGTGGGAACGGCATTTTCAGAGGTCGTGGAAAAGTCTTCTGCCGAAACCGATGTCATTCTGGAGGTCAGCAGTTTTCAGCTGGATCACATCGACCGGTTCCGTGCAAGAGTGGCCATTTTGCTGAACATCACACCCGATCATCTCAACCGGTATCAGAACAGGTTCGAACACTACATCGCATCCAAAATGCAGCTCCCCGGCCATCAGACCGAAGAAGACACGCTGATTTACGGATACGATGACCTTGTGGTCAGGGAGCAGGTTGAAAAAATGGCATTGCAAACGGCGCATCCCGAACTGCTGCCGTTTTCCTCGGAAATTGAGGTGCCCGGCGCCTGTCTGAGGGACGGCATCATGCGCATTCAGACCAAAACGCACAACGAGGAGGTTTTGCCCATGGATCAGCTGGCACTTCCCGGCAAACATAATCTGCGAAACGGCCTTGCCGTGGCCCTTGCGGCCAGAGTGTGTGAAATTGACAAAGGCCCGATCCGTGACAGTCTGACCGGATTCGAGGGTGTGCCGCACAGGCTTCAGAAAGTGCGCGAGCTTGGCGGTGTGACCTATTACAATGACAGCAAGGCGACCAATGTGAACGCGGTGTGGTATGCTCTGACCAGTTTCAGGCGCCCGGTAATTCTCATCATGGGCGGGCGGGACAAAGGCAATGATTACCGCGAGTTGTATGATGAGGTCCGGGAAAAAGTCAAGGCGGTGATCGCCATCGGTGAAGGGCGGGATGCCATTCAGGAGCAGCTCCGCGGCGTGGCGCCGGTCATCTGGCTGGCCGATTCAATGCAGGATGCGGTGTACAAAAGCTATCTCAAAGCCGAAAAAGGCGACATCGTCCTGCTGAGTCCGGCATGCGCCTCGTTTGATATGTTTGAAAGTTATGAGGAGCGCGGGCACAAGTTTATTCAGGTGGTCATGACCCTGCAGGAAGAGTAA
- the mraY gene encoding phospho-N-acetylmuramoyl-pentapeptide-transferase, translated as MLYLLLDWIQDVASPPGFGVFTFITVRSALAAVTSFFICVFIGKKIIRLLKRMQIEETFRDDVGLDNHYDKAGTPSMGGLIILLAIIFSTVMWAHPGNIYIWLILVVTIVLGGVGFVDDYIKIIRKNKEGLLGKFKIIGQVAVGALVGAVLYFYPDFQEYNTLSTIPFVKDANIDYAFLGEALGWAIYIPVCIFILTAVSNSVNLTDGLDGLASGTSAIAGLALGILAYVSGRVDYSGFLDILYLPGTGELTIYCAAMVGACFGFLWYNTYPAEVFMGDTGSLALGGGIGAVALMIHKELLLPILCGIFFVEALSVIIQTSYFKYTKRKYGVGRRFFKIAPLHHHFEKKGWAEPKIVVRFWIIAILLAIFTIITLKLR; from the coding sequence ATGCTATATCTCCTTTTGGATTGGATACAGGATGTTGCGAGTCCGCCGGGATTCGGCGTTTTTACCTTTATTACGGTCCGAAGCGCCCTTGCCGCCGTGACCTCGTTCTTTATCTGCGTGTTCATCGGCAAGAAGATAATCCGGCTGCTCAAGCGGATGCAGATTGAAGAGACATTCAGGGATGATGTCGGGCTCGACAACCACTACGACAAAGCCGGAACCCCCAGCATGGGCGGACTGATCATCCTGCTGGCCATCATTTTTTCAACGGTGATGTGGGCCCATCCCGGAAATATTTACATCTGGCTGATTCTGGTTGTGACGATTGTTCTGGGCGGCGTGGGATTTGTGGATGATTACATAAAGATCATTCGCAAAAACAAGGAAGGCCTGCTCGGCAAGTTCAAGATCATCGGGCAGGTGGCCGTCGGGGCATTGGTGGGGGCGGTGCTCTATTTCTATCCCGATTTTCAGGAATACAACACTCTGAGCACCATTCCTTTTGTCAAAGATGCCAATATCGACTACGCGTTCCTCGGTGAGGCACTCGGATGGGCCATCTACATTCCCGTCTGCATTTTCATTCTCACGGCGGTCAGCAATTCGGTGAATCTGACCGACGGACTGGATGGTCTTGCCAGCGGAACATCGGCCATTGCCGGACTGGCACTCGGCATCCTGGCATATGTATCCGGCCGCGTCGACTACTCCGGTTTTCTCGACATTCTCTATCTGCCGGGAACCGGTGAGCTGACCATTTACTGTGCCGCCATGGTGGGCGCCTGTTTCGGGTTTTTATGGTACAACACGTATCCGGCCGAAGTTTTCATGGGTGATACCGGCTCGCTGGCGCTCGGCGGCGGCATCGGTGCGGTTGCCCTGATGATCCACAAGGAGCTGCTGCTGCCCATTTTGTGCGGGATATTCTTCGTCGAGGCCCTGTCGGTCATCATCCAGACCAGTTATTTCAAGTATACCAAACGGAAGTACGGTGTCGGGCGGCGCTTCTTCAAAATCGCTCCGCTGCACCACCATTTTGAAAAGAAAGGCTGGGCCGAACCCAAGATCGTGGTGCGGTTCTGGATCATCGCGATCCTCCTGGCCATTTTCACCATCATCACACTCAAACTCAGATAA
- the murG gene encoding undecaprenyldiphospho-muramoylpentapeptide beta-N-acetylglucosaminyltransferase yields the protein MADPIRIMIAAGGTGGHVFPAIAIADAIREEQPGAAILFVGTRDRMEWKAVPQAGYEIAAIWISGFHRRLTLKNLLFPLKLLVSMWQSRHLVRSFRPDAMISCGGFASGPAGWVAARYGIPLFLQEQNSYPGVTNRKLASSAQLIFTAFEDAAKWFPEQKVRHEGNPVRKSLVSDVRDPEVRSEAFNHFGFDPGRPVLLVMGGSGGAKSINEAMFRHLETLHDSLGFQIIWQCGKHYLADVKERRNSSGNTPADYPDLRLYDFMDDVSKAWAAADLVVSRAGATTCAELMATGKAGILVPSPWVAGDHQTHNARALSDRGAAVLIKDEDLDEQLADTLSELIGDSSRRNEIEKKAAAMARPDAAASIARQILDHITKASARKKKPGNHNQTRTTTA from the coding sequence ATGGCTGATCCGATTCGCATAATGATCGCAGCCGGAGGCACCGGCGGACACGTCTTCCCGGCAATTGCCATTGCAGATGCCATACGGGAGGAGCAGCCGGGGGCAGCCATTTTGTTCGTCGGCACCCGTGACCGCATGGAATGGAAGGCCGTTCCGCAGGCCGGATACGAAATTGCCGCCATCTGGATCAGCGGCTTTCATCGCAGGCTGACACTGAAAAACCTGCTGTTCCCGCTGAAGCTGCTCGTCAGCATGTGGCAAAGCCGGCACCTGGTGCGCTCATTCCGCCCCGATGCCATGATTAGCTGCGGTGGATTTGCTTCCGGTCCGGCCGGATGGGTGGCCGCCCGCTACGGCATCCCGCTTTTCCTTCAGGAACAGAACAGCTATCCGGGGGTGACCAACCGCAAACTGGCTTCATCAGCGCAGCTGATATTCACCGCGTTTGAGGATGCCGCAAAGTGGTTCCCGGAGCAGAAGGTCCGGCATGAAGGCAATCCGGTCAGAAAATCGCTGGTATCGGATGTCCGTGACCCGGAAGTCCGCTCCGAAGCGTTCAACCACTTCGGATTTGATCCCGGCCGGCCCGTACTGCTTGTGATGGGTGGCAGCGGCGGGGCCAAAAGCATCAATGAGGCCATGTTCAGGCACCTTGAGACATTGCATGATAGTCTGGGATTTCAGATTATATGGCAATGCGGCAAACATTACCTGGCAGATGTAAAAGAACGACGAAACAGCTCCGGAAATACTCCGGCTGATTACCCCGATTTGCGCCTTTACGATTTTATGGATGACGTGTCCAAAGCCTGGGCGGCTGCCGACCTTGTTGTTTCAAGGGCCGGTGCGACAACCTGTGCGGAACTTATGGCCACCGGCAAGGCCGGCATACTGGTGCCGTCCCCGTGGGTGGCCGGTGACCACCAGACGCACAACGCCAGGGCGCTCTCCGACCGCGGGGCAGCCGTACTGATTAAAGATGAAGACCTGGACGAACAGCTTGCAGATACCTTATCGGAATTGATCGGCGATTCGTCACGGCGAAACGAGATTGAAAAAAAAGCAGCCGCCATGGCCCGGCCCGACGCGGCCGCATCCATAGCACGGCAGATCCTGGATCATATCACAAAAGCATCCGCCCGGAAAAAAAAGCCCGGCAATCACAACCAAACCCGGACCACAACAGCATGA
- the murC gene encoding UDP-N-acetylmuramate--L-alanine ligase, translated as MTRPVQTQPVFGNTKHIHMVGIGGIGMSGMAEILLHRGFTVSGSDGSKSETTRRLEKLGARVHIGHDPAHIEGADVVVYTSAVTAEENEETAAALEKGVPVIKRAEMLAELMRMKYGIGIAGTHGKTTATTMTGLVVQAGSFDPTIIVGGRVHSFDKTNAVVGKGDIVIVEADEFDRTFLRLSPSLAVITNIDIEHMDIYQDEDDIKNAFVEFANKVPFYGAVVLCLDDQRLQSIIPDIERRIITYGFTPQARLRPASITSSHIKSSFDVLFDDEHLGHIDIDAPGDHNIRNALSAIGIGLELGMSFDDIRKGLARYSGVFRRFQVKYDSNDILVVDDYAHHPTEVKATLAAARKGWPERRIIAVFQPHLYSRTLQQHKEFGSSFFDAEKLILTDVYPAREAPIEGVSGKLIADTARAYGHRDVRYVPDTADLAGELGRVAEPGDMIITMGAGDIYKYGEAFVRSLTSTKTETS; from the coding sequence ATGACCCGACCTGTCCAGACACAACCCGTTTTCGGCAACACAAAACATATCCACATGGTGGGTATCGGCGGGATAGGTATGAGCGGGATGGCGGAAATCCTGCTGCATCGCGGCTTTACGGTGTCCGGGTCGGATGGCAGCAAGAGTGAAACCACCAGGCGGCTGGAAAAACTCGGCGCCAGGGTGCATATCGGGCATGATCCGGCACATATCGAAGGCGCGGATGTGGTTGTCTATACAAGTGCGGTTACCGCTGAAGAGAACGAAGAAACCGCCGCCGCCCTGGAAAAGGGAGTTCCGGTTATCAAACGGGCCGAAATGCTGGCCGAGCTGATGCGAATGAAGTACGGCATCGGAATTGCCGGTACGCATGGCAAAACGACGGCCACAACCATGACCGGACTCGTCGTGCAGGCCGGCAGCTTTGATCCCACCATTATTGTCGGCGGACGTGTTCACAGTTTTGACAAGACCAATGCGGTGGTCGGCAAGGGGGATATCGTCATTGTGGAAGCAGATGAGTTTGACCGCACGTTCCTGCGGCTGAGCCCCTCGCTGGCGGTGATCACCAACATCGACATAGAGCACATGGATATCTATCAGGATGAGGATGATATCAAGAATGCGTTTGTCGAATTTGCCAACAAGGTGCCGTTTTATGGTGCTGTGGTACTCTGCCTGGACGATCAGAGACTGCAGAGCATCATTCCCGACATCGAACGGCGCATTATCACGTACGGATTCACCCCGCAGGCCAGGCTGCGTCCCGCCAGCATCACATCGAGCCATATCAAAAGTTCATTCGATGTGCTTTTCGATGACGAACATCTCGGCCACATTGATATCGATGCCCCGGGCGATCACAACATCCGGAATGCACTGTCTGCCATCGGGATCGGTCTGGAGCTGGGTATGTCGTTCGACGATATCCGCAAGGGACTCGCCCGGTACTCCGGCGTGTTCCGCCGCTTCCAGGTCAAGTACGACAGCAACGATATCCTGGTTGTCGATGACTACGCGCATCATCCAACCGAAGTAAAAGCCACCCTCGCTGCGGCCAGGAAAGGGTGGCCCGAGCGGCGCATCATTGCCGTTTTCCAGCCGCATCTCTATTCGCGCACCCTGCAGCAGCACAAGGAGTTCGGCTCCTCCTTCTTCGATGCGGAAAAGCTGATCCTCACGGATGTTTATCCTGCAAGGGAAGCCCCCATTGAAGGTGTCAGCGGCAAGCTGATTGCCGATACCGCACGCGCATACGGCCACCGCGATGTCCGGTATGTCCCCGACACCGCAGATCTGGCCGGCGAGCTCGGGCGCGTGGCAGAGCCGGGCGACATGATCATAACAATGGGCGCCGGCGATATCTACAAATACGGCGAAGCGTTCGTCCGCTCCCTCACATCCACCAAAACCGAAACCTCATGA
- the ftsA gene encoding cell division protein FtsA, translated as MEDRIVVGLDIGTTKVCAVVASIDEMQKINILGVGKAPSDGLNRGVVVNIEKTVNAIRTAIEQAQLASGIEVKSVNVGIAGDHIRSMRSKGVITINNRDNEITMKDVERLLEDCQRIMLPTDQQIIHVIPQEFIVDGQDGIGDPVGMSGMRMEAEVHIITGLVSAAKNMFRCVERAGYQVADLILEPLASSYAVLDHEEKEAGVVLVDVGGGTTDVAVFQDNTIRHTAVVAIAGQKVTDDIRIGLSVLEDQAERLKREHGLAYVDLIQDDEIITVPGIAGRPPKEIKKSILSKIIQARVEEILEIVAIEVKRSGYGSEMSAGVVLTGGGSLLDGICPLANDVLGMDAKVGMPRGLTGGLVNEVKNPIYATGVGLVLHALQHNKQSGGQVMIPNSTQGSSVEKVMNGIAARMKSWFKEL; from the coding sequence ATGGAAGATCGGATCGTAGTAGGATTGGACATCGGAACCACCAAAGTGTGCGCGGTGGTCGCATCCATTGATGAGATGCAGAAAATCAACATCCTGGGTGTGGGCAAGGCCCCGAGCGACGGTCTCAACCGCGGAGTGGTGGTCAATATTGAAAAAACCGTCAACGCCATTCGCACCGCCATCGAACAGGCGCAGCTGGCTTCCGGCATCGAAGTCAAATCGGTGAACGTCGGCATTGCCGGTGACCACATACGCAGCATGCGCAGCAAGGGCGTGATCACCATCAACAACCGCGACAATGAAATTACCATGAAGGATGTCGAGCGGCTGCTGGAAGACTGCCAGCGGATCATGCTCCCCACCGATCAGCAGATCATCCACGTCATCCCGCAGGAATTTATCGTGGACGGGCAGGATGGGATCGGCGACCCTGTCGGCATGAGCGGCATGCGGATGGAAGCCGAGGTGCACATCATTACCGGACTTGTCTCGGCAGCCAAAAACATGTTCCGCTGTGTGGAGCGCGCCGGGTATCAGGTGGCGGATCTGATCCTGGAACCCCTGGCCTCATCCTATGCCGTGCTGGATCATGAAGAGAAAGAGGCCGGAGTGGTACTGGTGGATGTCGGCGGCGGCACGACCGACGTTGCCGTGTTCCAGGACAACACCATCCGCCATACGGCCGTGGTGGCCATTGCCGGACAAAAAGTGACCGATGATATCCGGATCGGGCTGAGCGTGCTGGAAGATCAGGCCGAGAGGCTCAAGCGCGAGCACGGACTGGCCTATGTGGACCTGATCCAGGATGATGAAATTATCACAGTGCCCGGCATTGCCGGACGTCCGCCCAAAGAGATCAAAAAGAGTATACTTTCCAAAATCATCCAGGCAAGAGTAGAGGAAATCCTGGAAATCGTTGCCATCGAAGTGAAACGCAGCGGTTACGGAAGCGAAATGAGCGCCGGCGTGGTACTTACCGGCGGCGGCTCACTGCTCGACGGAATCTGCCCGCTCGCCAACGATGTGCTCGGGATGGATGCCAAAGTGGGCATGCCCCGCGGACTGACCGGCGGCCTGGTGAACGAGGTCAAAAATCCCATATACGCTACCGGCGTCGGACTGGTTCTGCATGCGCTCCAGCACAATAAGCAATCCGGCGGACAGGTGATGATTCCCAATTCCACTCAGGGATCCAGCGTGGAAAAAGTCATGAACGGAATTGCAGCCAGGATGAAGAGCTGGTTTAAAGAACTTTAG
- a CDS encoding cell division protein FtsQ/DivIB, with protein sequence MSKKKKAYGVEYLFAALFLVIGAVVAGWYLTQSSVITGISVQGNYMIADDDVLAESGLQEGEHRDSVVFLDVIENVERIPWVASAHMNMSPSGNVRIRVEEEDPIALLVDGPRNALVTDSGVQLPVILGKVVDVPILYGFDVTGQPDTLSGSHFEQARDFLTSVREYPGLYAMISEVMVTDSDGVVALSDENTVRLTFGTGNFDDRIRKWQAFQSQVIPEKGMQSVRSLDFRFRGQIVARE encoded by the coding sequence ATGAGCAAGAAAAAGAAGGCATACGGTGTCGAGTACCTGTTCGCTGCCCTGTTTCTGGTCATAGGAGCGGTAGTGGCAGGATGGTATCTCACGCAGTCATCGGTGATCACCGGTATCTCGGTACAGGGAAATTACATGATCGCTGATGATGATGTGCTTGCCGAAAGCGGCCTGCAGGAGGGTGAGCACAGGGACAGCGTCGTGTTTCTGGATGTGATCGAAAACGTGGAGCGCATCCCCTGGGTGGCATCCGCGCACATGAATATGTCCCCTTCCGGGAACGTGCGCATCCGGGTAGAAGAGGAAGATCCTATTGCGCTGCTTGTGGATGGCCCGCGGAATGCACTCGTGACGGATTCGGGTGTGCAGCTGCCGGTGATTCTCGGCAAAGTGGTTGATGTGCCCATTTTGTATGGTTTTGACGTTACCGGGCAGCCCGACACGCTGTCGGGAAGTCACTTTGAACAGGCACGCGATTTCCTGACCAGCGTCCGTGAGTATCCCGGACTCTATGCCATGATCAGCGAAGTGATGGTGACCGACTCCGACGGCGTGGTGGCCCTGAGCGACGAAAATACGGTCAGGCTGACATTCGGAACCGGCAATTTTGACGACCGCATCCGCAAGTGGCAGGCGTTTCAGTCCCAGGTTATCCCGGAAAAAGGAATGCAGAGCGTACGGAGCCTGGACTTCCGGTTTCGCGGGCAGATAGTTGCGCGGGAATGA
- a CDS encoding FtsW/RodA/SpoVE family cell cycle protein: protein MIVSDTFKKQYLFEQPANGSASARGVPSDRWLLVGVIMLMMAGLVAVYSSIAFFAETRNTTAGTLVGAHAAKMLISLLVIIFVSKVDYDILARLSRYALLLSWFFLIIVTLYGTEVFGARRALSIGAFSFQPSSLATVSLLVYVSHLVCSKQAYIRDFKRAFIPIMIWVLVTCALIALEDFSSAALLLAMCLVVMFVGRVSALHISALLLAGLIGAGAILAQSAERQSRLTNYVDQVRHIESSEFQLSSGYQAQQAQIAIAQGGVFGVGIGKSTQRDFLPAPYNDYIYAIITEEYGLVGAGVVLLLYVLILFRGIGVIAKRAPDTLGMLLAVACTLGVTMFAFVNAGVAVGLLPVTGLPMPFISYGGTSMLFSGVLIGILLRISKFREEQYG, encoded by the coding sequence ATGATCGTATCCGATACATTCAAAAAGCAATATCTGTTCGAGCAGCCGGCGAACGGATCGGCATCGGCGCGGGGTGTGCCCAGCGACCGGTGGCTGCTTGTGGGTGTGATCATGCTCATGATGGCCGGACTGGTGGCGGTCTACTCCTCGATCGCCTTTTTTGCCGAAACCAGAAATACTACCGCCGGAACACTGGTGGGCGCACATGCCGCGAAGATGCTGATTTCGCTGCTGGTAATTATTTTTGTCTCCAAGGTGGATTACGATATCCTGGCCCGGTTAAGCAGGTATGCCCTGCTGTTGAGCTGGTTCTTCCTGATCATTGTAACCTTGTACGGCACCGAGGTTTTCGGCGCACGGCGGGCCCTGTCCATCGGTGCTTTTTCATTTCAGCCGTCATCTCTTGCAACCGTATCACTGCTGGTCTATGTTTCGCATCTGGTCTGCAGTAAACAGGCGTATATCCGTGATTTCAAGCGGGCTTTCATACCGATCATGATCTGGGTGCTGGTTACCTGCGCGCTCATCGCCCTCGAAGATTTCAGCAGTGCGGCACTGCTGCTCGCAATGTGTCTGGTTGTGATGTTTGTGGGACGCGTCAGTGCCCTGCACATATCAGCGCTGCTTCTGGCCGGTCTGATCGGCGCAGGAGCGATCCTGGCCCAGTCCGCCGAACGCCAAAGCCGGCTCACCAACTACGTCGATCAGGTCCGCCATATCGAAAGCAGCGAATTTCAGCTTTCCAGCGGCTATCAGGCTCAGCAGGCGCAGATCGCCATTGCACAGGGCGGCGTTTTTGGTGTCGGAATAGGCAAAAGCACACAGCGGGACTTCCTCCCGGCACCTTACAATGACTATATATATGCCATCATCACCGAAGAGTACGGACTGGTCGGCGCCGGAGTTGTTCTGCTGCTTTATGTGCTCATTTTGTTCCGGGGGATTGGTGTCATCGCCAAACGGGCACCCGATACGCTCGGCATGCTTCTGGCTGTGGCATGCACCCTCGGGGTGACGATGTTTGCTTTTGTCAATGCCGGAGTGGCGGTCGGACTGCTTCCGGTGACCGGACTGCCGATGCCTTTCATCAGCTACGGCGGAACCAGCATGCTCTTTTCCGGAGTGCTGATCGGTATCCTGCTGCGCATTTCCAAATTCAGGGAGGAGCAATATGGCTGA